CCCGGTCGCGCTGGTGGCGCCGCTGCGCGAGGTCAGCGTCGTACTGGTGGGCCTGTTCGGGGTGTTCGTGCTGCGGGAATCGCGCCCGGCCTGGCGGATCGCGGCATCGCTCGTCGTGGTCGCCGGGATCGTGCTGCTCGCGTGGTGATCAGCGGAAGCTGACGAGACCGGCGTGCGCGGCGGTCACGAGGATCTGCACGCGGTCGCGCAGGTGCCACTTGGACATCATGCGTCCGAGGTGGGCTTTCACCGTGCCCTCGGAGACGATGAGCGCCTTGGCGATCTCGGCGTTCGACATGCCCTGTGCCAGGCAGTGCAGCACCTCGACCTCGCGCTCGGTGAGCGGCTCGAGTGCGGCGGCATCCGCCGCCACGGGGGTCGAGTCGCGCACGTGCTTGATGAGCATCGAGGCGATGCGAGGGGAGAGCGAGCTGGCACCGCTGTGTACCTCGCGGACGCCGGTGACGATGTCGTCGGCGCTGGAGTCCTTGAGCAGGTAGCCGGAGGCGCCGGCGCTCAGCATCGGAAGCACCGTGTCGCTGCCATCGAGCGTCGTGACGGCGAGCACACGAACGTGAGGCCAGCGTTCGGCGATCACACCGGTGGCTTCGATGCCGTCCATCTCGGGCATCTGCACGTCCATCATCACCACGTCGGGCTGCTCGCGTTCGACGGTGGCGATCGCCTCCACGCCGTCTTCCGCCTGTGCGACCACAGTGATCTCCGGGTCGCGCGACACGAAGTGCGACAACGCCGAACGGACCAGTGGATCATCGTCGACGATCACGACACGGATTTCCTGCATAGGGGGAAGCCTAACGGCGAGAGCGCCCGGACGACGTCATGTAGACCTTTGGCCAAAAACCTCTGGACGTGAGACAGATGTGCGCCACGCAGATCGCCGAGAAGATGAATACAGACATCGACAAACGACTACATAATGGAGGTGAATGTAATGACTTTCTGGCAGCAGGTTGGCAAGTTCTTCGGTCTTCACCGCTAGAGTACCTGGCGAAAAGGAGATAGTGAACCATGGCCTTCGACCAATCCACTCGAGGATCGGCGGATACGCTCCGCTTGACCCGCGGTGAGAAGCTCAGCGCGATCGAGCGCATCGTCGTCTTGGTCATCGTCACAATCACCGTCGCCACGGACCTCATAGGCTTCTTCACCACACCGGGTGTCAACCCGGTCGCACTGTTGGTGAGCGTTGCATCCACTGCAGCGTTCGTCCTCTACCTCTGGAAGCCGCTCATCGCGACATGTGCCCTCGGGGTCGTGTTCGCATCGTCTTTCCTCACCGGATCAGAGCTCCAGGTCCTGACAGCCGCCGCAGTCGCGGCCGGCTTCGTCATGAGACTGGGGTGGACATCGCTGATCCTCTCTTACACCGGCGTTTTCCTGGTCGCGGCGGCCATCGTGGCCAACGGCGACGCCGATTCCGGCGTCAACGTCGCGCTGTATCTCATCTTCGCCACCGTGGCAGGAGCCGTCGGGTTCGCCCTTCGGCTCGCCTTCGCCCGGGGGAGTCGTCTCGAGCGCGAGCTCGAGGAGAGAGCCGAGCAGGAACGTCAGGCCGTACTCGCCGAGCGGCGATGGATCGCCGGTGAGCTGCACGACAGCATCGCGCACCACCTCACGGTGGTGGCGCTGCACGTGCAGATGCTCGAAGACCCCGAGACCAGCAACGACTCGCAAGAAGCGATCCGCGTCGCCGCGCGCAAGGCGATGACAGATCTCCGCTTCGTGATCGAACTCGCGGACGACGGTCCGCAGTCCTCCAGTGTGCAGACCGGCGACCTCGCGGCAGCGATCGACGAGGCGCAGGGCGAGTTCGAATCGGCCGGTCACTCCGTGGCCCGCGAGGGAGACCCTCGCGACGAGCGCATCCCGCGTGCGGTCGAGATCGTCCTCGCGCGCATCGTGCGCGAGTCGGCCACCAACATCCTGAAATACGCAGGCCCCGGCGAGGTGCAGATCGACCTCGCCGTGGACGACGAGGTCGCGCACCTCACGCTGCGCAGCCCCCTCCCGACGACCCCACGCCGCGAGCTCTCCTCCAGTCGCACCGGCCTCGGCCGGATGGCGGAGCGGGTGATGGGAGCGAGCGGCGAGTTCAGCGCCGGCGAAGTCGACGGATTCTGGGTCGTGTCGGCCCGACTTCCCGTCGTCTGATGCTCTAGAGTGTGTGAGCACCCTTTCCGCGATCCGCGAGAACCTAGACGAAAGTCTAGAGAAGTCTCGACGTTCGACCCTGTGGAACGCGTTGCGATCAGCCGTAATCTGAAAGCTCCCCAGATAAAGCGTCCCCAGCGCTGCGATCGCGGGCGCGGTCTTTCTGGCTTCTGAAACACTTTGCGCGCTCGCGATCGCCTTCTGCGTTAAGGGCCGATTCTCCGGCCTCCCGCCACGGG
The DNA window shown above is from Microbacterium maritypicum and carries:
- a CDS encoding response regulator, with the protein product MQEIRVVIVDDDPLVRSALSHFVSRDPEITVVAQAEDGVEAIATVEREQPDVVMMDVQMPEMDGIEATGVIAERWPHVRVLAVTTLDGSDTVLPMLSAGASGYLLKDSSADDIVTGVREVHSGASSLSPRIASMLIKHVRDSTPVAADAAALEPLTEREVEVLHCLAQGMSNAEIAKALIVSEGTVKAHLGRMMSKWHLRDRVQILVTAAHAGLVSFR
- a CDS encoding sensor histidine kinase — its product is MTRGEKLSAIERIVVLVIVTITVATDLIGFFTTPGVNPVALLVSVASTAAFVLYLWKPLIATCALGVVFASSFLTGSELQVLTAAAVAAGFVMRLGWTSLILSYTGVFLVAAAIVANGDADSGVNVALYLIFATVAGAVGFALRLAFARGSRLERELEERAEQERQAVLAERRWIAGELHDSIAHHLTVVALHVQMLEDPETSNDSQEAIRVAARKAMTDLRFVIELADDGPQSSSVQTGDLAAAIDEAQGEFESAGHSVAREGDPRDERIPRAVEIVLARIVRESATNILKYAGPGEVQIDLAVDDEVAHLTLRSPLPTTPRRELSSSRTGLGRMAERVMGASGEFSAGEVDGFWVVSARLPVV